One genomic segment of Lewinellaceae bacterium includes these proteins:
- a CDS encoding MOSC domain-containing protein translates to MFEVESLYVYPVKGMAGTPVSGATPEARGFRHDRRWMLVDPLNGFISQREYPSLAGWQSHVDAAHLYISQRKDPEVRLEIPLNHWDGHPHVPVRIWKDTVQAHISSSAIDEWLAQNLGFPCRLVYMGSGSHRPVDPDYALAGEEVSFADGYPYLITTTASLDDFSQRMGKTLIVQRFRPNIVIRTRIPFEEDQWQQIHIGGHRLRLPKPCARCQVITIDPDTASINPGVLTSLAGFRRDGNKVLFGVNACWESGEGQIRVGDPVTI, encoded by the coding sequence ATGTTTGAAGTTGAATCGCTGTATGTCTATCCGGTCAAAGGCATGGCCGGAACACCCGTATCCGGGGCTACTCCCGAGGCCCGGGGGTTCCGTCATGACCGGCGATGGATGCTGGTCGATCCTCTGAACGGGTTTATCAGTCAACGGGAATATCCGTCCCTTGCCGGGTGGCAATCGCACGTCGATGCCGCTCATTTGTACATCTCTCAGCGAAAAGACCCGGAAGTGCGCTTAGAGATCCCACTCAATCACTGGGATGGGCATCCGCATGTACCGGTCCGGATATGGAAGGATACCGTCCAGGCTCATATCAGCTCTTCTGCAATTGATGAATGGCTGGCACAAAACCTGGGGTTTCCATGCCGGCTGGTTTATATGGGTAGCGGTTCTCACCGCCCGGTGGACCCGGACTATGCCTTGGCAGGCGAAGAAGTGAGTTTTGCGGATGGTTACCCTTACCTCATTACCACTACCGCTTCCCTTGACGACTTCTCACAGCGGATGGGGAAAACCCTCATCGTGCAACGCTTTCGTCCCAATATCGTGATCCGGACACGCATCCCGTTTGAGGAAGATCAATGGCAACAGATCCATATCGGTGGGCACCGGCTGAGACTGCCCAAGCCCTGCGCGCGCTGCCAGGTCATCACCATCGATCCCGATACGGCATCCATCAATCCGGGTGTGCTCACCAGTCTGGCCGGATTCCGCAGGGACGGCAATAAGGTCCTTTTTGGTGTGAATGCCTGCTGGGAATCAGGAGAGGGGCAAATACGGGTTGGCGATCCAGTCACCATTTGA
- a CDS encoding elongation factor G, which produces MSVDTKNIRNVVLLGHSGCGKTTLAETMLFEGHEIHRRGTVQDHNTTSDYSDIEHNRENSLYSTLMHLNWKDSKINIIDTPGLDDFCGEVISSLKVASTGVMVLNGAHGVEVGTEIIWEYIEKFQTPTIFVINQMDHEKCDYDNTLEQAQNRFGSKVFPIQYPLNQGKDFNAIVDILRMTVYEFPSEGGRPEKADIPASEMARAKELHNQLVEIAAENDEGLMEIFFDKGTLSEEELTKGLKIAIAAGDFCPVFIASAQKDMGSGRILGFINDICPNPAERPPVALADGTTLPCDSTKPTTLFIYKTVHEPRIGMVSYFKVYSGELKSSDELINAQTGAHERFSQILVANGKNRTQVDGLKAGDLGAAVKLKDTHTNQTLNTKGTDVVIAPIEFPASRIRTAITTQNKTDLEKMVKALHMIEEEDPTLHSENSVELKQLILYGQGQLHFDVVKSRIQEEFGVTMEFVKPRIPYRETITKASNDSYRHKKQSGGAGQFAEVHMRIEPYFEGMPDPSGLSVRNTDMTDLPWGGKLAFLWCIVGGSIDAKFASAIKKGVMQKMEEGPLTGSYCRDIRVSIFDGKMHPVDSNDMAFQIAGSMVFRNAFRQAGSQILEPIYNVEILCPEESMGDIMGDLQTRRAMIMGMDSDGHYQKIIAKVPEAEMYMYSSTLRSLSQGRAKFTREFAEYMPVTADIQQHLIDAYQAEEVEG; this is translated from the coding sequence ATGAGTGTCGACACCAAAAACATACGTAACGTGGTCTTGCTCGGCCACTCCGGATGCGGGAAAACTACATTGGCCGAAACCATGCTGTTCGAAGGCCATGAGATCCACCGCCGGGGTACCGTGCAGGACCACAACACAACATCCGACTATTCAGACATAGAACACAACCGGGAAAACTCTTTATACTCTACCCTGATGCACCTGAACTGGAAAGATTCCAAGATCAATATCATAGACACCCCCGGACTCGATGACTTCTGCGGTGAAGTCATCTCTTCCCTGAAAGTAGCCAGCACCGGTGTCATGGTCCTCAACGGAGCACATGGTGTGGAGGTCGGCACGGAAATCATCTGGGAATACATTGAAAAATTCCAGACCCCGACCATTTTCGTGATCAACCAGATGGATCATGAGAAATGCGATTATGATAATACCCTCGAACAAGCTCAGAACCGGTTTGGAAGTAAAGTATTCCCGATTCAATATCCACTGAACCAGGGTAAAGACTTCAATGCGATCGTAGACATTCTGCGCATGACCGTGTACGAATTTCCTTCTGAAGGCGGCCGACCTGAAAAAGCAGACATTCCTGCCAGTGAAATGGCCCGTGCCAAAGAGCTTCACAACCAGCTGGTTGAGATCGCTGCTGAAAATGATGAGGGGCTGATGGAGATTTTTTTTGACAAGGGCACACTCTCGGAAGAAGAATTGACCAAGGGGTTGAAGATCGCCATTGCCGCCGGTGATTTTTGCCCGGTGTTTATCGCTTCGGCTCAGAAAGATATGGGTTCAGGCAGGATCCTGGGATTCATCAATGACATCTGTCCCAACCCGGCAGAACGGCCTCCGGTTGCTCTGGCAGATGGCACCACACTGCCCTGTGACTCCACCAAACCAACCACCCTCTTTATCTATAAGACGGTCCACGAGCCTAGGATCGGTATGGTGTCCTACTTTAAGGTATACAGCGGGGAACTCAAAAGCAGCGATGAGCTGATCAATGCCCAAACGGGCGCTCACGAACGGTTCAGCCAGATCCTGGTGGCCAATGGAAAAAACCGCACGCAGGTCGATGGTCTGAAAGCCGGTGACCTCGGAGCTGCCGTCAAACTTAAGGACACGCATACCAATCAAACCCTGAACACCAAAGGTACCGACGTGGTCATCGCGCCCATCGAATTCCCGGCTTCCCGGATCCGCACGGCCATCACCACCCAGAACAAAACGGACCTCGAGAAAATGGTCAAGGCACTGCACATGATCGAAGAGGAGGATCCTACGCTGCATTCGGAAAATTCGGTGGAGCTGAAACAGCTCATCCTCTATGGTCAGGGCCAGTTGCATTTTGATGTGGTGAAAAGCCGCATTCAGGAAGAATTCGGCGTGACCATGGAATTCGTAAAACCGCGCATCCCGTACCGGGAAACCATCACCAAGGCGTCCAATGACTCCTACCGTCATAAGAAACAGTCCGGTGGTGCCGGGCAGTTTGCCGAAGTACACATGCGCATCGAGCCCTATTTTGAGGGCATGCCGGACCCCAGCGGACTATCCGTCCGGAATACCGATATGACCGATCTCCCCTGGGGAGGCAAACTGGCCTTCCTGTGGTGTATCGTCGGTGGCTCGATTGATGCCAAATTTGCCAGCGCCATTAAGAAAGGTGTCATGCAGAAGATGGAAGAAGGACCTCTGACGGGATCGTACTGCCGGGATATCCGTGTGTCCATCTTTGATGGTAAGATGCACCCGGTCGACTCCAACGATATGGCGTTCCAGATTGCCGGAAGTATGGTTTTCCGCAATGCTTTCAGACAGGCGGGCTCACAGATCCTGGAGCCGATCTACAATGTGGAGATCCTTTGCCCGGAAGAATCCATGGGCGACATCATGGGTGATCTGCAAACCCGCCGGGCAATGATCATGGGTATGGACAGCGATGGACACTACCAGAAGATCATCGCCAAAGTGCCTGAGGCGGAAATGTATATGTATTCTTCGACCTTGCGGAGCCTCTCCCAGGGCCGGGCAAAATTCACCCGTGAATTTGCTGAATACATGCCGGTCACAGCAGATATCCAGCAGCATCTCATCGATGCCTACCAGGCTGAAGAGGTGGAAGGATAA
- a CDS encoding c-type cytochrome yields the protein MARIVIALMFIAVSLMACAPSSGESSGGKETASESGTNTPASEADSEEGKKLFTQYCAVCHGPDGKLGLNGAKDLTVSELTKEERIEQVTHGKNAMVPFENVLTKEQIDAVVQYTETLKQ from the coding sequence ATGGCTAGAATAGTAATCGCGCTCATGTTCATCGCGGTAAGTTTGATGGCGTGTGCACCCTCATCCGGTGAATCCTCCGGAGGCAAGGAGACGGCCTCGGAATCAGGCACCAATACTCCGGCTTCTGAGGCGGACAGTGAAGAAGGTAAAAAGTTGTTTACGCAATATTGTGCAGTATGTCACGGACCGGATGGTAAGCTTGGCTTGAATGGGGCCAAGGATCTCACCGTATCCGAATTGACAAAGGAAGAGCGCATCGAGCAGGTGACCCATGGTAAAAATGCCATGGTACCATTTGAAAATGTCCTTACCAAAGAACAAATCGATGCGGTGG